AACTTCATTTCAGAAAGCTTATAGAGACGCTTTCTATTTCGTTTTCTTTTACGCTCAGAAAGGTCTTCATTATCCATTTCAGAAAAATAACTAGAGAATTCCATGTACGATGAAATCGCGCGATGCGTAGGAATTTCAATCGCCTGATCGTCTACTTGAGTGATTACTTTTAGAGGAATTGCTTGGAATACAATCTCAAACTCACCTATATCGCAAGCTATATCATAACCTAATATCTTGTTAGTGACATGAATCGTTTGATCAGACCATGCACTTAAAATATTGGTTTCAGGATTAAATCGCAGTTTGACATCCTGTAAATTATGTATGACACATTCTTCTGCTGCGGGTACTCTACCTAAAAAAAATTGCTTGAAATACTTTTCTTTCTTGGCTCTTGACCAGTCGTCGTTTGCGATAAAAATGGTCTCTAATTCATCTGGCTTTTCGACAAGCTGGATCAAGCTTAGATCTGCTGAAAGTGGGCTATCGATCACGAGTTTTTCATAACCCATCATCCTAAAAACGATGGGTGCTACTACAGATTCTGGATAGTCGATCTCAAATCCACCCTCAAACCCCGTCACCACTCCTACCGATGTCCCTGAAAGATATACCGCTACACCCGAGATAGGCACGCCATCTTTCGCATTCACGACTTTACCTGTAAGAGTGGTTTGCCCGTAGACGATTGAAGAGAAAAGTAGAAAAAGTGCTGTGGTTAATACCGCTTTCGCGAAAGCGTAATTTTTCAAAAACGTAAATGGTTTATTGAAAACAAGGTTACCTGTTCTGGCCACCATTTTTAGATTTAAAATACTTAGACTCCATCTCAGCCTGAAACTCTTCCATTACTGGTTTTACAGTACTTTCTGGAAGGTCTGCGATTCTTATATACATGAGACCGTCAACAGAATTATTAAACAAAGGATCAACATTGAATGCTACGACTTTTGCATTCTGCTTAACATACTTTTTGATCAACACTGGTAATCTCAGTTCATTAGGTTCCAGTTCATCAATCAATCGGTCAAATTTGTTCAGATCTGCCTCGCTTTCATCAAATATGAAGTCTTTGTCAGCATCTTCAAGCTTAACTCTAAAGTCCTTTTTAGGCTTCACATATTGAGCTATATAGGGATCGTAATAATTACTTTTCATGAACTCAATCATGAGCGATTTTGAAAAGTTGGAGAACTTGTTACTGATACTTACGCCTCCTATTAAATACTTGTGATTTGGAAACCTAAGTGTACAGTGTACAATCCCTTTCCAAAGCAAGAACAACGGCATGGGTTTTTGTTGATACTCAGCAATGATGAATGCCCGTCCCATTTCAATGGATTCACTCATCATTTTATGCAGCTCTCCATCAAAACGGAAAAGTTCATTGAGGTAAAAACCATCAATACCGTGATCCTTATAGATCTGCTCCCCCATTCCCATACGGTATGCTCCAGCAATCTTCTCACTATCCTTATCCCACAAAAACATATGATGATAATAATCGTCATATTTATCGAGATCTATCGCATTATTTGTCCCCTCGCCTATCGCTCTAAATGTGATCTCCCTCAGCCGGCCTATTTCTTTCAAAATGTGAGGAATATCGTCACTCTGCGACAAGAAAACCTCATAATTTTTTGAGATGAGTAGTCTCTTGTCATTATTTCTCAACTTGCTGACTTCCTCAACCATAGAGGATGCGTCTCCACTCGCTACAATTTTTTTAGGAGGCTTAGGGATCTTGATATTTTTTGGAATATCGGTAAGGCGTTTGGCTTCCTTATCATAGGGTTTGGCCAGTAAATAAGTTTTTCGCCTTAGGAAATCAGTAAAATCTTGGAGATTTTCATGCTCGTTTTGAGCTTTGACGCTTATAGGGTTTCCTATACGTACTTTGATTACCCTTCGTTTTTGGGAAAGTAACTCACTGGGTAGTTTTGCAGTACGCAACGTGTCAGAAAGCTTTGCCAACCTGTAGAACATTTTACTGTTCTTGGCATGGAAATAAATGGGGATCACCGGCACATTTGCACGTTGTATCAACTTCATCGCGCTTTCTTCCCAGTCCTTATCGATGATCAATTTTCCATCGCGATAGGTACTCACTTCTCCCGCTGGAAACACACCCAGCGGCAAATCATTTTTCAAATGTCTGATCGCCTGTATAAATCCAGATGTAGATGATTTAGCATCCTTATGCTCCTCAAACGGATTCACAGGCATGATATAGGGTTTCAATGGCTCGATTCTGTGCAATAAGAAATTAGCGATAATTTTGAAATCGGGTCTGCGATCCAAAAGTAATTTCAACAACAAAATACCATCTACACCCCCTAGCGGATGATTTGAAATAGTGATAAAACCACCAGTCTTGGGAATACGTTTTAAATCCTCTTCAGGAATCTCAAACTCAATTTGTAGATCGTCCAGAAGTGCGTTGAGAAACTCAATATCTTTTTTATCCTTATGTCTATTATAGATGCGGTTGAGCGTAGAAATACGCAGCAGCTTCATTAAAGACCAGCCTCCCATAGTTCCTAAAAAACCATAGCGATCGATTTTTATGGCACTTGCGATTTCTTTTGCGTTGACTAACCCCATTCTTTATTAAGTATTCTCAAATATAAAGCAATTTATGCCGTATCGTTTTTCACGATGAGTTGTAGTGTTTCCTGAGTAAATTGTTTTAGGATAACTTCATTTGGGCTAGCAAGTTTTTGTACACTTTCATCATTATAATGTCTCACGGTGTACAGCGAGACGTTGGGAATCTTACTTACCTGATAGCGAGCTGCAAGCGCCTTAACCAGTTCATCGATCTTCTCATATTTGTCTTCTAAGCATAATGAAAAGCTAATCGCGCTGTTTTGCAACAACCCTACTTGAACTTTGTAGGTATTGAGTTCATCAAATATATCTGAGATATTGCGCTCCCCAATAAAGCTGAAATCCCGAGCTGCGATTCGTAAGAAAATCATGTTTTTGCGCACGATAAAGCACGGCATGTGGGGCACTAGTCCGTCCTGATTTTGAATCACAGTGCCTTGCGCTTCATGGTTTACAAATGATCTAACCTTAAGAGCGATTTTCTTTCCCTGAAGCGGTTGTAAAGTTTTCGGGTGGATGACAGATGCACCGTAAAAAGCAAGCTCTATCGCCTCGCTATAAGGCATACTCTCAATTAATGTAGTGTCCTCAAACTCTCGCGGGTCTGCGTTCAGGACACCTGGAACATCTTTCCAGATTGTCACGGCCTCGGCATCAAGGCAATATGCCAGGATCCCAGCAGTATAGTCACTCCCTTCTCGACCCAGCGTGGTGGTGAGTCCATTTTCATCGCTACCTATAAATCCCTGTGTGAGGAAAAATTTCCCAGTGCAATTTTCGGTTATGGCTTTCTCGCTCTTTTTCCAATCGACGCCTGCATCTCTGTACTTATGATCGGTACGGATCAAGCCTCTCGCGTCCATCCATTCTACATCCAGACCACAGGCGTTTAGATAGGCCGCAACAATCTTGGTACTCAGCAATTCTCCATAACACACCGTCTGATCATAGACGAAACTGTAATTTTTACTTTGGTTGCGCAGCAGCGTGCCTTTTAAGGATTCCAGAAGTCCTTTTATGGTGTTGATGATTCCGCTTTCGCGAAAGCGTAACCCACATTCATCACCTTGATCATTTGCAAACTCCTGGAGACCACGGACCACGTTCAAGTGATAATCCAGTAAATCATCGATTTTATTAAGGTATCGAGAGTCGTCATTGCGATACAGTGCAATCACTTCTTCCAAAGCGTTTGTAGTCTTACCCATGGCACTCACGACGATGCCCAGATCAGTAGTTTCTTGAGCTTTTATGATGCGGCAAACGTTTGCCACGCTGACGGCATCTTTTACTGATGCTCCACCAAATTTATAGATATTCATAGTTGAGCTACATAATTCTTGAGTGCCACTTCATTCATCTGGGCGATGTTCCATTGCGCATCTACCGCAGCTCCAGTGCTCTCATAAAAATCAATCGCATTTTTATTCCAGTCCAGAACGACCCACTCCACGCGACGCACTTTTTTATTGAAGGCATGTTTCATGACGGCGCTGTATAAGGCTTTACCCACACCTTTGCCTCTCAAGCTTTGGGTAACGATAAGATCTTCTAGGTGAACGGTAAGTCCTTTCCAAGTGGAATATCTCGGGTAGCAAAGTGCCATGCCTTGCACGACTCCGTCCACTTCAGCCACAAAACAAGTGAATAGCGGTTGCTTCGCTGTCAAACCGTCGATCAAATCTTTTTCTGTGACCTCTACCGCATCAGGTTCTTTTTCAAATGTGGCAAGTTCTTGGATAAGCTCCAGCACGCGTTTCATGTCTGAAGCTTTTGCTTCTCTGATTGATAAATCCATTGTCAAACTTAAGCTAACAAAAATCTGAATTATCTAGAAGGATTTCAAATAAGACTAGACCTTTTTTTAAGAATCAATATCCCAGAATTTCCTCGATTTTCGCTTTAACTTTCTCGGTACTTGGAATCATCGTCTGTTCCAGTGTGCTGTTTAACGGTATGGCAGGCATATTTTCTGAACCTATAAGCATGACTGGCGCATCCAGTTCTCTGAAACATTCTTCTTGTATGCGGCCCTGAAGACCTCTAGAGAATCCGTTATCACTAGGTTCCTCCGTAACCACGAGACATTTTCCACATTTTTTGACGCTGGCAAAGACCGTCTCATAATCTAATGGATGTAATGTGCGTAAATCCACGATCTCAATCTGATCTTGTAGTCCTAATTCTGCACTTGCGTTCATAGCCCAATGTACGCCCATTCCATAAGTTATTACAGACAGAGTTTCGACATCTTCTTGTTTCCAAATTTCTTGGAGCACCCATGCCTTACCAAACGGTAAAACATAATCTGCTGCCGGTTCTATACTCGTAGCTCCTTTGGTACCTGGCACCTTGCTCCAGTACAACCCTTTGTGTTCAAATATCACCACTGGATTAGGGTCATGATAAGCTGCTTTCATGAGTCCTTTTAAATCTGCTCCGTTTGAAGGGTAGGCAATCTTAAGACCGCGGATGTTAGTCACGACACTTTCAACAGAGCTGGAATGATATGGCCCGCCACTACCGTAAGCTCCTATGGGAACTCTTAAAATCATGGAAACTGGCCATTTGCCGTTACTCAGATAACAAGATCTAGACACTTCTGTAAAAAGCTGGTTCAGTCCTGGCCATATATAATCGGCAAACTGTACTTCAACTATCGGTTTCAATCCTACGGCGCTCATTCCCGCGGTAGATCCCACGATAAATGCCTCTTGGATAGGTGTGTTGAATACTCGATGATCACCAAATTTCTGCGCCAGTGTCGCTGCCTCACGGAAAACTCCTCCCAGTCTACCTCCCACATCCTGACCGTAGAGTAGGCATTCAGGGTGCTCACGCATTAATTCTTCTATAGCAAATAAAGCGCAATCTACCATCACTACTTTTTCGGCTCCAGCTGGTGATCGCTCGCCTTTTTCTTCGGTGATTTCGGTCGGTGCAAAATCGTGGGTAAACAGATCTTCCGGTGATGGATCGGGTTGCTCGATGGCTCGGTCTAGGTCTTTTTTGACTTCCGCTTTCGCAAAAGCGAGCATTCCATCAAGCTCGTCATCAGTAAAACCGTTATCCACCATCAATTTTCGCATAATTGGGTAGGGATCACGGGTACGTGCCTCGTCCAGATCGTCCCTATAGAATTCCATGCGCACTCCACTTGTGTGGTGGTTCAATAATGGTACCGTGGCGTGAACCAAAAAGGGACGTCGCTCATTTCTAATTGTATCTATCACTCGACCTAGTGTCTCGTAACTCTCCTCAAAATCAGTCCCGTCAATCGTAACCGCTTCAAGTCCATGAAATCCAGATGCATACTCATAAGCATTTTGAGCGCGGGTTTCAGCAGCATTGGCACTGATATCCCAACCATTATCCTGAACTAAGTACAAAATAGGCAATCGCTTCAAGGCAGCCATTTGCATAGCCTCAGCAATTTCACCTTCAGTAACACTGGCGTCACCGAGAGAACAGAGAACGACTGGCAATTCTGAATTCTGAATTCTGAATTCTGAATTAGTTTGTTCTTTATACCAAAAACCCATCGCTGCACCGGTAGCTGGAATAGCCTGCATTCCAGTAGCACTGGACTGATGGGGGATTTTTGGTTTGTCCTCGTCTCGCAATGATGGATGCGAGTAATAAGTGCGCCCACCAGAAAACGGATCATCTTTCTTTGCTAAAAGCTGTAACATCAAATCATAAGGCGACATGCCTATTCCCAACAGCATCGCATCATCCCGATAATATGGGTAGGCATAATCCTGAGGTTTAAGATGTATCGCCGCAGCGGTCTGGATTACCTCATGACCGCGACTGGTGGCATGTACATATTTTGAAACAAGCTTGAAGTTTTCCTCGTAGAGTTCTGCCATGGACATGGCAGTTATTAGATTTTTATATGCTTTTTCTAAAACATTCTTTTCCATGTCTTTACTATAAAAATTTATTAAAAACGCTCTATAGATTCCAAATTATCTGCAACTCTTTTTAGAAAACTACCACCCAGATAACCATCCACAACTCGGTGGTCAAAACTTAATGAGAGCATCATCATGCTGCGTATCTCAATGCGATCCTCACCGTTTTCGGTAACTACTTCAGCGCGTTTCTTTATGATTCCAGTTGCTAGAATTGCTACCTCAGGCTGGTTGATAATGGGAGTCCCCATAAGCGATCCAAAAGTTCCCACATTTGAGATCGTAAAAGTGCTCCCCTTAATATCATCGCCGGCTAATTTGTTGTCGCGTGCGAGACCCGCCAGTCGGTTAACTTCCTCGGCGAGTTCTGGAAGTGAAAGGGTATCAGCATTTTTAACCACTGGAACGATCAAATTCCCGCTGGGCAGCGCAGTGGCCATTCCCACATTAATATCGTCCTTAACTATAATATTTTTACCATCCAGACTGCTATTGATCATGGGGAAATCCTTAATCGCATCTGCGACAGCTTTGATGAATAAAGGAGTGAAGGTCAGTTTTGTACCTTGTTTCTCTTGAAAGTTAGTTTTTACGCTTTCGCGAAAGCGTACCAATTCCGTCACATCGCACTCGACATAAGCCGTAACATGTGGGCTGGTATGCTTACTGTAAACCATATGGTCAGCAATAATGCTGCGCATACGATCCATTTCCACAATACGGCCCTTACCTTTATCCAGATTGAGTTGAGGAATGCTGTAGTTGTTGTTATTATCGCTGGGCACTGCCTGCGCAAACTGGTGCGGTCGACCCTCATCAATATATTGAGTAACATCACTCTTGCGTAGTCGTCCATCTTTACCAGTTGCGGGAATACGAGCAAGCTCCTCGTAGGAAATGTGGTGTTTGCGTGCTATCGCATCTACAAGCGGACTCACAAATAGGTCTTGATTGATATACGCGGTAGGTTGAGTCCCATTTTTTAAGCTTGAGGAAGCTTTCTTACCGGCTGACTTTTTTTTTGTTTTTACATTTTCTAGGCCGCCTACTTCCTTGATTTTGGTATCGACTTGATCTTCACCGACTGTTTTATCCCCAGCCGACTCACCTAATTTCAATTTTGCCACTGGGGCACCTATCTTTACTACATCCCCATTTTCAGCCAAGTGCTTAACAAGGTTACCAGCGGCGGGAGCAGGCACCTCATTATCTACCTTATCTGTTGCAACCTCGAGAAGAATATCACCCTCTTCAAAATCATCGCCTTCTGAAACCAACCAATTGATGATGGTTCCTTCTGTAATGCTTTCTCCCATTTTTGGGAGTACAAAATCTGTCAAATCTGCCATGCCCTAAAATTACGAAAACTAACGGTCGTTAGTCAAAAAATCATGCTATAATAGCCCCTTACCCCCATTACTAACTGACTGTTCTTCACTGAAACAAAAAAGCAGGCTTGAGCCTGCTTTTGATATTAGTGAATTCAAATATTCTAGTCTCTAGTGAGCTTTTTATATCTGATACGTTTAGGAGTAACATCACCCAGCCTCTTTTTCTTATTCTCTTCATATTCAGTAAAACTACCCTGAAAAGAATAAACCTGACTATCACCTTCAAAAGCGATAATATGTGTACAAACGCGATCTAGGAACCAGCGATCGTGCGAAATAATCACAGCACAACCTGCAAAGTTTTCGAGCCCTTCCTCAAGAGCTCTCAGTGTATTAACATCTAGATCATTGGTAGGCTCATCAAGTAATAAAACGTTCCCTTCTTCCTTTAATGTCATAGCGAGGTGCAACCTATTGCGCTCACCACCTGATAGTGTTGCCACCTTTTTATTCTGTTCAGAACCAGAAAAATTGAATCTACTTAGATAAGCTCGAGAGTTGACCATCTTACCTCCCATCATAATCATGTCCTGACCATCAGCAAAATTCTCCCAGATCGATTTAACAGGGTCTATATCTGAATGCGATTGATCGACATAAGCCAGCTTAGCAGTTTCACCTACTGTAAAAGATCCAGAATCTGGTTCAACTTCACCCATAATCATTTTGAATATGGTAGTCTTACCAGCACCATTCGGACCTATGATCCCCACGATACCGTTTTGAGGCAATATAAAATTTAGATCTTCATATAGAAGCTTATCCCCAAAAGCCTTGCTTACTCCCTTGGCCTCTATGACGTTTGTTCCTAAGCGTGGACCGTTAGGAATATAAATCTCTAGTTTTTCTTCCTTGGCCTTTTGATCTTCATTCAAAAGTTTGTCGTAATTATTAAGACGTGCCTTTTGCTTGGTTTGACGACCTTTTGCACCTTGTCTCACCCAGTCCAGTTCACGTTGCAACGTTTTGCGACGTTTTGATTCTGTCTTCTCTTCTTTTTCAAGGCGATCACTTTTTTGTTCTAACCAGCTACTATAATTTCCTTTCCAGGGAATACCTTCTCCTCGATCGAGTTCAAGAATCCAGCCAGCCACGTTGTCAAGAAAATAACGGTCGTGAGTAACTGCAATGACCGTCCCTTTGTATTGTGCAAGATGTTGCTCTAACCATAGTACTGATTCTGCATCCAGGTGGTTAGTAGGCTCATCTAGTAGGAGGATTTCTGGCTGTTGTAAAAGCAATCTACACAAAGCAACCCTGCGACGTTCACCTCCCGAAAGATTTTCGATCTTCGCATCCGCCGGCGGAGTGCGTAGAGCATCCATCGCAATTTCAAGTTTGGTATCTAGTTCCCAAGCATTAAAAGCATCAATTTTGTCCTGTAACTCAGCCTGCCTATTCATGAGCTTTTCCATCTTGTCGGCATCTTCGTAAACCTCAGGAAGTCCAAAATCATCATTGATTTTATTATACTCATCTAAGACAGCCACAATTTCGGCCACACCCTCTCTTACGATTTCCATCACAGTCTTAGAATTATCTAATTCAGGCTCCTGAGCTAGATATCCTACCTTGTAACCGGGTAAGAAATGAATATCTCCTTGATAATTTTTCTCAATACCAGCAATGATTTTGAGTAAGGTAGATTTACCTGATCCGTTAAGACCTAGGATTCCAATTTTTGCACCATAGAAAAAACTAAGGTGAATATTTTTTAAAACCTGTTTTCCAGTACTTTGATAGGTCTTTGACAGACCAGACATAGAAAAAATAACTTGTTTATCGTCACTCATGCGATTAATTTTTCGCTTTTAATAAGTTATACAAATTGATTAATGATTCTTCTTGGTATCGCTTTCGCGAAAGCTTAACAGCATCAATCCCCTCGATTATAATGAGCAAACCTTTATCTGTAAAAGTAACGTCTTTAAGCTCTGAGAACCTAAAACCAAACGTTTTACTCCCTACCAATTTTAAAGTTACACCATAACTATCGTAAGAGATTACGTTGCCTGTAGTAAAAGTACTCGAACTTAAACCAAAGAAACATCCTATACCAAAAACAGCAGCCAAATAATACGAAAGAGAATGAAAGTTTAATGACCAGAAAATAAGAGCCAGAACTATGAAAATGATTCCTAATCCTACTAAAACTTTATATCGTTTAGAAGTAAGATCCTGAATTCTAATTGACTCTGGCATCACACTCTTCCTTTCAAAGCATTAAATACCCACGCCACTGCAAAAAAACCAACTCCTACCGCAGCAAATCCATACCCAGCAACTTCTTGATATTTAAACGCACCTAGAGCTATCAATCCTAACCCTACAATGATCATAATCAAAGTTGCCCAACTCAAAACTCCGTTTTTATTTAATGCCATAGTATCATGAAAGAAAACAAAGATACTGAAGTATTGAAATTAGAAACAGTTCCTTCAAGAGCAATTTAAAGATCCAAAACTTGAAATGGAATATGGAGGATTCTTAAATAAGAAATACAAATTTTGAGAAGTAGTTCTTTATCAGTCAGAAAAGAAAACTTTCAAAAATCATCTATAAAAAAAGCCCCCACCTGTTGAGGTGAGGGCTTTAAAGGAAGGCGGCGACATACTCTCCCACAAATAGCAGTACCATCTGCGCTGATGGGCTTAACTTCTCTGTTCGGAATGGTAAGAGGTGAGCCCCATCGCTATAGCCACCCTAAGGGTTTTCGGAAGAGCCAGAGGAGATCTCCGGCACACCGTATGTGTGACATACTCAAAAGATCATAAAAAACGCCTGACTAAAGGCAGCAATAA
This genomic interval from Nonlabens spongiae contains the following:
- a CDS encoding dihydrolipoamide acetyltransferase family protein; this encodes MADLTDFVLPKMGESITEGTIINWLVSEGDDFEEGDILLEVATDKVDNEVPAPAAGNLVKHLAENGDVVKIGAPVAKLKLGESAGDKTVGEDQVDTKIKEVGGLENVKTKKKSAGKKASSSLKNGTQPTAYINQDLFVSPLVDAIARKHHISYEELARIPATGKDGRLRKSDVTQYIDEGRPHQFAQAVPSDNNNNYSIPQLNLDKGKGRIVEMDRMRSIIADHMVYSKHTSPHVTAYVECDVTELVRFRESVKTNFQEKQGTKLTFTPLFIKAVADAIKDFPMINSSLDGKNIIVKDDINVGMATALPSGNLIVPVVKNADTLSLPELAEEVNRLAGLARDNKLAGDDIKGSTFTISNVGTFGSLMGTPIINQPEVAILATGIIKKRAEVVTENGEDRIEIRSMMMLSLSFDHRVVDGYLGGSFLKRVADNLESIERF
- a CDS encoding alpha-ketoacid dehydrogenase subunit alpha/beta, giving the protein MEKNVLEKAYKNLITAMSMAELYEENFKLVSKYVHATSRGHEVIQTAAAIHLKPQDYAYPYYRDDAMLLGIGMSPYDLMLQLLAKKDDPFSGGRTYYSHPSLRDEDKPKIPHQSSATGMQAIPATGAAMGFWYKEQTNSEFRIQNSELPVVLCSLGDASVTEGEIAEAMQMAALKRLPILYLVQDNGWDISANAAETRAQNAYEYASGFHGLEAVTIDGTDFEESYETLGRVIDTIRNERRPFLVHATVPLLNHHTSGVRMEFYRDDLDEARTRDPYPIMRKLMVDNGFTDDELDGMLAFAKAEVKKDLDRAIEQPDPSPEDLFTHDFAPTEITEEKGERSPAGAEKVVMVDCALFAIEELMREHPECLLYGQDVGGRLGGVFREAATLAQKFGDHRVFNTPIQEAFIVGSTAGMSAVGLKPIVEVQFADYIWPGLNQLFTEVSRSCYLSNGKWPVSMILRVPIGAYGSGGPYHSSSVESVVTNIRGLKIAYPSNGADLKGLMKAAYHDPNPVVIFEHKGLYWSKVPGTKGATSIEPAADYVLPFGKAWVLQEIWKQEDVETLSVITYGMGVHWAMNASAELGLQDQIEIVDLRTLHPLDYETVFASVKKCGKCLVVTEEPSDNGFSRGLQGRIQEECFRELDAPVMLIGSENMPAIPLNSTLEQTMIPSTEKVKAKIEEILGY
- a CDS encoding GNAT family N-acyltransferase; translation: MGLVNAKEIASAIKIDRYGFLGTMGGWSLMKLLRISTLNRIYNRHKDKKDIEFLNALLDDLQIEFEIPEEDLKRIPKTGGFITISNHPLGGVDGILLLKLLLDRRPDFKIIANFLLHRIEPLKPYIMPVNPFEEHKDAKSSTSGFIQAIRHLKNDLPLGVFPAGEVSTYRDGKLIIDKDWEESAMKLIQRANVPVIPIYFHAKNSKMFYRLAKLSDTLRTAKLPSELLSQKRRVIKVRIGNPISVKAQNEHENLQDFTDFLRRKTYLLAKPYDKEAKRLTDIPKNIKIPKPPKKIVASGDASSMVEEVSKLRNNDKRLLISKNYEVFLSQSDDIPHILKEIGRLREITFRAIGEGTNNAIDLDKYDDYYHHMFLWDKDSEKIAGAYRMGMGEQIYKDHGIDGFYLNELFRFDGELHKMMSESIEMGRAFIIAEYQQKPMPLFLLWKGIVHCTLRFPNHKYLIGGVSISNKFSNFSKSLMIEFMKSNYYDPYIAQYVKPKKDFRVKLEDADKDFIFDESEADLNKFDRLIDELEPNELRLPVLIKKYVKQNAKVVAFNVDPLFNNSVDGLMYIRIADLPESTVKPVMEEFQAEMESKYFKSKNGGQNR
- a CDS encoding aspartate kinase, whose amino-acid sequence is MNIYKFGGASVKDAVSVANVCRIIKAQETTDLGIVVSAMGKTTNALEEVIALYRNDDSRYLNKIDDLLDYHLNVVRGLQEFANDQGDECGLRFRESGIINTIKGLLESLKGTLLRNQSKNYSFVYDQTVCYGELLSTKIVAAYLNACGLDVEWMDARGLIRTDHKYRDAGVDWKKSEKAITENCTGKFFLTQGFIGSDENGLTTTLGREGSDYTAGILAYCLDAEAVTIWKDVPGVLNADPREFEDTTLIESMPYSEAIELAFYGASVIHPKTLQPLQGKKIALKVRSFVNHEAQGTVIQNQDGLVPHMPCFIVRKNMIFLRIAARDFSFIGERNISDIFDELNTYKVQVGLLQNSAISFSLCLEDKYEKIDELVKALAARYQVSKIPNVSLYTVRHYNDESVQKLASPNEVILKQFTQETLQLIVKNDTA
- the ettA gene encoding energy-dependent translational throttle protein EttA gives rise to the protein MSDDKQVIFSMSGLSKTYQSTGKQVLKNIHLSFFYGAKIGILGLNGSGKSTLLKIIAGIEKNYQGDIHFLPGYKVGYLAQEPELDNSKTVMEIVREGVAEIVAVLDEYNKINDDFGLPEVYEDADKMEKLMNRQAELQDKIDAFNAWELDTKLEIAMDALRTPPADAKIENLSGGERRRVALCRLLLQQPEILLLDEPTNHLDAESVLWLEQHLAQYKGTVIAVTHDRYFLDNVAGWILELDRGEGIPWKGNYSSWLEQKSDRLEKEEKTESKRRKTLQRELDWVRQGAKGRQTKQKARLNNYDKLLNEDQKAKEEKLEIYIPNGPRLGTNVIEAKGVSKAFGDKLLYEDLNFILPQNGIVGIIGPNGAGKTTIFKMIMGEVEPDSGSFTVGETAKLAYVDQSHSDIDPVKSIWENFADGQDMIMMGGKMVNSRAYLSRFNFSGSEQNKKVATLSGGERNRLHLAMTLKEEGNVLLLDEPTNDLDVNTLRALEEGLENFAGCAVIISHDRWFLDRVCTHIIAFEGDSQVYSFQGSFTEYEENKKKRLGDVTPKRIRYKKLTRD
- a CDS encoding CAL67264 family membrane protein, with the protein product MALNKNGVLSWATLIMIIVGLGLIALGAFKYQEVAGYGFAAVGVGFFAVAWVFNALKGRV
- a CDS encoding carboxypeptidase-like regulatory domain-containing protein produces the protein MVARTGNLVFNKPFTFLKNYAFAKAVLTTALFLLFSSIVYGQTTLTGKVVNAKDGVPISGVAVYLSGTSVGVVTGFEGGFEIDYPESVVAPIVFRMMGYEKLVIDSPLSADLSLIQLVEKPDELETIFIANDDWSRAKKEKYFKQFFLGRVPAAEECVIHNLQDVKLRFNPETNILSAWSDQTIHVTNKILGYDIACDIGEFEIVFQAIPLKVITQVDDQAIEIPTHRAISSYMEFSSYFSEMDNEDLSERKRKRNRKRLYKLSEMKFYRDLVNERLEKERYHLAFQHKAVEISEHVRVRKVGDVYEVSFREAEYILIGRKNSQSFFQLSESQKIILDEYGNCLTPRGIRFGGFIGKLNLSGMLPLDYEPE
- a CDS encoding GNAT family N-acetyltransferase: MDLSIREAKASDMKRVLELIQELATFEKEPDAVEVTEKDLIDGLTAKQPLFTCFVAEVDGVVQGMALCYPRYSTWKGLTVHLEDLIVTQSLRGKGVGKALYSAVMKHAFNKKVRRVEWVVLDWNKNAIDFYESTGAAVDAQWNIAQMNEVALKNYVAQL